The Brenneria rubrifaciens genome has a window encoding:
- a CDS encoding MFS transporter yields the protein MKLSVTVTRGNPVVSFFLFSSFLLTIARGAVIPFLAVYMTAAFGESITSAGFALSLSSIAGIVLSLYAGRLARAENAWLTVFVLLLLFLLSVFLGALSGEFVTLTILLIVMNFAYSCIEILLRTYISGQKDIVDKKKIFSANYFAVNMGWALGPLLGALVQSWQLNAIFYAGAFASLFPLVWLIIRTDVLRGFSIQQAENNDALSTDSKTIPRPEDLSSGNLFLLTLASFFGAFVYGNPVAYLSQHLVQHYSAQTASSIVALMMFTNAAVVLLFQHYIISKITQSNMLKFLMIATGCFVVGLIIFFHANEYRPAWIAGMFLFALGEVIFVPALFLITDLIAPAYARGSYFSVQNLGAAGAAVSPFVMGYILSTTDSIIAFGFLGMAIFFSFLLIYCMRINQPRLNGS from the coding sequence ATGAAATTAAGCGTAACAGTGACAAGAGGTAATCCGGTTGTTTCGTTTTTCCTTTTTTCCTCGTTTCTTCTTACTATCGCTCGCGGTGCGGTCATCCCGTTTTTGGCGGTGTACATGACTGCTGCCTTCGGTGAAAGCATCACTTCTGCCGGTTTTGCACTATCGTTGAGCTCCATTGCTGGCATTGTTTTAAGCCTTTACGCGGGCAGGCTTGCCCGCGCTGAAAACGCATGGCTGACAGTATTCGTTCTGCTGCTATTGTTTCTTCTCTCGGTGTTTTTGGGCGCTTTGTCAGGTGAGTTTGTCACGCTTACAATTTTACTTATCGTGATGAATTTCGCTTATTCCTGCATCGAAATCCTACTTCGAACTTACATCTCCGGTCAGAAGGATATCGTCGATAAAAAGAAGATTTTTTCGGCCAATTATTTTGCAGTTAATATGGGATGGGCTCTTGGGCCGTTGCTTGGCGCTCTGGTCCAGAGTTGGCAACTAAATGCGATTTTTTACGCAGGTGCATTTGCGTCACTTTTCCCGCTTGTCTGGCTAATTATACGGACTGATGTTCTCAGAGGGTTTAGTATCCAGCAAGCAGAAAATAATGATGCGTTATCGACTGATAGCAAAACTATACCCCGCCCGGAGGATCTCTCTTCAGGAAATCTGTTTCTGTTAACCCTAGCTTCATTTTTTGGAGCATTCGTATACGGAAATCCCGTTGCCTATCTTTCGCAACATCTGGTGCAGCACTACAGTGCACAGACAGCATCCAGCATAGTCGCACTGATGATGTTCACTAATGCTGCAGTCGTGTTGCTGTTTCAGCATTATATTATCAGTAAGATAACTCAGAGCAATATGCTTAAGTTTCTTATGATTGCAACAGGTTGCTTTGTAGTTGGCCTTATTATTTTTTTTCATGCTAACGAGTATCGTCCAGCCTGGATCGCTGGCATGTTCCTCTTTGCACTGGGCGAGGTTATTTTTGTTCCTGCGTTATTTTTAATAACCGATCTGATAGCGCCAGCATACGCTCGTGGAAGCTATTTTTCGGTACAAAACCTTGGAGCAGCGGGTGCGGCCGTGAGCCCATTCGTTATGGGTTATATTCTTAGCACAACGGACTCGATTATTGCATTTGGCTTCTTAGGCATGGCTATCTTTTTTAGTTTTTTATTAATTTATTGCATGAGAATCAATCAGCCAAGACTCAACGGCAGCTAA
- a CDS encoding phytanoyl-CoA dioxygenase family protein, translated as MNDPAFLHVNDIRKQQYLRDGYLLVESLLDPTWVKDLNSVIHQLTEDSLRSGKYEHVLEFEKGTVDGHQVPRRIFNPYEQHESFRLAAVDDRIMAYVQALIGPDIALQHSKLNMKPRKVGSVVEWHQDYTYFPHTNDSLTGVLIYLDDATAENGCLEVLPGLHTRTFDHALADGSFAGMITEDMNERIYGRPVSLAAPAGSVIFLHPFTPHRSAPNTSDAPRSTLIFEYRATDAFPLYTGTQLISMEACAHHLRGERKKTARFGGPAPDIYTPKDIPKSLYELQDASRDALSQS; from the coding sequence ATGAACGATCCTGCATTTCTCCATGTCAATGATATCCGGAAACAACAGTACCTCCGGGATGGTTACCTGCTTGTAGAATCACTGCTGGACCCGACCTGGGTTAAGGACCTCAACAGTGTAATTCACCAGTTAACCGAGGATTCGCTGCGCTCCGGCAAGTATGAGCATGTACTTGAATTCGAAAAAGGTACGGTGGATGGCCATCAAGTCCCTCGTCGTATTTTCAATCCGTATGAGCAACATGAGTCTTTTCGTCTGGCGGCGGTTGATGACCGTATAATGGCATATGTGCAGGCGCTGATAGGCCCGGATATCGCCCTACAACACAGTAAGTTGAATATGAAACCGCGCAAAGTCGGCTCTGTTGTTGAATGGCATCAGGATTATACCTACTTCCCGCACACAAATGACAGCCTGACGGGTGTACTCATCTACCTGGATGACGCTACCGCTGAAAACGGTTGCCTCGAAGTGCTTCCGGGGTTGCATACCCGAACCTTTGATCATGCGCTTGCGGATGGCAGTTTTGCCGGCATGATAACTGAAGATATGAACGAGCGCATTTATGGCAGACCCGTGAGCCTGGCCGCTCCCGCAGGTAGTGTGATTTTTCTGCATCCGTTCACACCTCATCGCTCAGCACCAAATACGTCAGATGCTCCCCGGAGCACATTGATATTTGAATATCGTGCAACGGACGCTTTTCCGCTTTACACCGGGACTCAACTGATTTCTATGGAAGCCTGTGCCCATCATTTACGAGGTGAGCGAAAGAAAACAGCCCGCTTCGGCGGGCCAGCACCAGATATTTACACCCCGAAAGACATTCCCAAATCACTTTATGAACTCCAGGATGCATCCCGTGATGCACTGAGCCAGAGCTGA
- a CDS encoding phytanoyl-CoA dioxygenase family protein: MSQTGINRIAADYHENGYAVLKNVFSPDEVLNPVMIAYDAYCDSLAEKWLADGTIGTYEPHDTTENKMLSLMRQTDGNCFQSLDITLPVEDTIRKDSPLYLDETIFRLLRHPRLLDAIEQIIGPEIYSVPVQHMRIKPPQKNITQETRSHTLTLTGKTFWHQDLAVVTPDADRTSMLGVWLPINEATEENGCLIVVPGSHKGGLVHHCDKPHLQGIPDELVGEDFVALPVRPGDAIFLHPLTMHASLANASRGGRWSFDLRYCPTGQPTGREWFPGFVARSRNNPVSELKDHASWVQAWHNARFALAGQPHPKFDRWDKHDRSPLCA; this comes from the coding sequence ATGTCACAGACTGGTATTAACCGTATCGCTGCCGACTATCACGAAAACGGCTATGCGGTTCTAAAAAATGTCTTTTCGCCGGACGAGGTCTTAAACCCAGTCATGATTGCCTATGATGCATACTGCGACAGCCTGGCGGAAAAATGGCTGGCGGATGGCACCATCGGTACTTATGAACCGCATGATACAACTGAAAATAAGATGCTTTCACTGATGCGCCAGACGGATGGTAATTGCTTTCAGAGTCTCGATATTACACTGCCTGTTGAAGACACTATCCGTAAGGACTCACCACTTTATCTGGATGAAACCATTTTCCGATTGCTTCGCCATCCCCGGCTTTTGGATGCCATAGAGCAAATCATCGGGCCTGAGATTTATTCCGTCCCGGTGCAGCACATGCGAATCAAGCCACCCCAGAAAAATATCACCCAGGAAACGCGCAGCCATACACTCACACTAACCGGAAAAACATTTTGGCATCAGGACCTGGCAGTCGTAACCCCGGATGCAGACAGAACGTCCATGTTGGGTGTCTGGTTGCCTATCAACGAGGCGACCGAAGAGAACGGCTGCCTTATTGTGGTACCAGGCAGTCACAAAGGCGGATTGGTACATCACTGCGATAAACCACACCTCCAGGGGATACCTGACGAACTCGTCGGTGAAGATTTTGTCGCTCTTCCTGTCAGGCCGGGTGATGCGATTTTTCTTCACCCCTTGACCATGCATGCGTCTCTGGCCAATGCAAGTCGAGGAGGACGGTGGAGTTTCGACCTACGATATTGCCCGACTGGCCAACCAACGGGCAGAGAATGGTTCCCCGGGTTTGTGGCAAGAAGCCGAAATAATCCAGTGTCTGAGCTCAAAGATCATGCATCCTGGGTACAAGCTTGGCATAACGCCCGCTTCGCGCTGGCCGGTCAGCCACATCCCAAGTTTGATCGCTGGGATAAACATGATCGCAGCCCGCTTTGCGCCTAG
- a CDS encoding B12-binding domain-containing radical SAM protein: MFDISMLEKSGTFSVSEGPPRLALVHHGFRTTQLGAADKRQDKFAARYASLGLLNLARSAQVDAEHGLIPFKPYIKYFDEDNYSGDAELATAISEWLRPACARFVLISLYSLAFERTRAMVSLMDPEEFCIMVGGAHPTVAPEIDFAHLVVRGEGGGALRHTLSTFLKPDFGEGEEARGICFVRDGKVTMGATVFDKSLASIPSPAFAYELIQDDTTLAGESRERWWKAVGESQQIYICTQSCRARCTFCSTYLIHGKLVSRPVELIEGDIRYLLQFGNDSIQFHDDDLLQHESLDELLEMLSNYNILWTCNARSEVMNANLAARMYRAGCRKVFLGLESMDQRSLDYYNKATTVEMNINAVTVLDAAGIGVVCGYIIGAPHDTITSILDDLDRVLKLPIFFLATAILTPDIGTTEYKRALRRIPLLQELGDGGTKMNIRPRPDLFGASAPYGLPTVAEAVTKDQLNELYAMVNCEFILRPELLERVHRYVYPTRLNEALSWCSLQRQRVRELASGATIPEVRQRAKRLSQFIENRGLLSEYEMRDSA; encoded by the coding sequence ATGTTTGATATCTCTATGCTCGAAAAATCAGGTACTTTTTCTGTCTCAGAGGGTCCACCGAGGCTGGCACTGGTGCATCATGGATTTCGGACTACCCAACTAGGTGCGGCGGATAAACGTCAGGATAAATTTGCCGCTCGTTATGCCTCCCTGGGCCTGCTAAATCTAGCCCGCTCTGCCCAAGTGGACGCTGAGCACGGGCTAATCCCTTTCAAACCTTACATAAAATATTTTGATGAGGATAATTACAGCGGAGATGCGGAGCTGGCCACCGCTATTTCCGAGTGGCTGAGACCCGCCTGTGCTCGCTTTGTGCTTATTAGCCTCTATTCACTTGCGTTTGAACGTACTCGAGCCATGGTTTCCCTCATGGACCCCGAAGAATTTTGTATCATGGTTGGCGGCGCACATCCTACGGTTGCACCAGAAATAGATTTTGCCCATTTAGTGGTGAGAGGTGAAGGGGGCGGTGCTCTCAGGCATACACTCTCCACGTTTCTTAAGCCCGACTTTGGCGAAGGAGAAGAGGCCCGGGGCATTTGTTTTGTGCGTGATGGGAAAGTCACCATGGGCGCCACCGTTTTTGATAAATCGTTGGCTAGTATTCCCTCGCCAGCATTTGCCTATGAGCTTATCCAGGATGACACCACTCTGGCCGGCGAGTCTCGCGAGCGATGGTGGAAGGCCGTTGGTGAGTCCCAGCAGATTTATATCTGTACCCAAAGCTGTAGAGCTCGATGCACCTTTTGCTCAACCTATCTCATTCATGGCAAGCTTGTTTCACGACCGGTTGAATTAATCGAAGGTGACATCAGGTATCTCTTGCAATTCGGGAACGACTCTATTCAGTTTCATGATGATGATCTTCTTCAGCACGAGAGCCTGGATGAGCTGCTCGAAATGCTATCAAATTACAATATATTATGGACATGCAATGCCCGCTCGGAAGTGATGAATGCCAATCTCGCCGCGCGCATGTACCGCGCTGGTTGCCGCAAGGTCTTTCTGGGCCTGGAATCTATGGACCAGCGAAGCCTCGACTATTACAACAAGGCCACCACGGTGGAGATGAACATTAATGCGGTCACTGTCTTGGATGCCGCCGGCATAGGTGTTGTCTGCGGCTATATCATCGGTGCGCCTCATGACACTATAACCAGTATTTTGGATGACTTGGATCGGGTGCTGAAACTGCCTATTTTCTTCTTGGCAACAGCAATACTGACGCCGGATATCGGAACAACAGAGTACAAACGTGCATTGAGGCGAATCCCATTACTGCAGGAACTGGGTGACGGGGGAACAAAAATGAACATTCGGCCCCGGCCTGATCTCTTTGGCGCGTCTGCTCCCTACGGGCTTCCAACTGTTGCGGAGGCCGTAACCAAAGATCAGCTTAATGAACTGTATGCGATGGTCAATTGTGAGTTCATACTCCGGCCAGAACTGCTGGAAAGAGTCCACCGCTATGTTTATCCCACCCGCCTTAACGAAGCATTATCCTGGTGTTCCCTGCAGCGACAAAGAGTCAGGGAGCTTGCCAGTGGCGCTACTATTCCAGAGGTCAGGCAGCGAGCAAAGCGGCTTTCTCAATTTATCGAGAATAGAGGATTGTTATCTGAATATGAAATGAGGGATTCCGCATGA
- a CDS encoding TylF/MycF/NovP-related O-methyltransferase — MNTKSFASSYVPCFPEQIQAMLREGKDPHKDLVELFMTNTAIHATSEQRRAIVESHYHISNELISPHSTQDILSFCTEILSLTQSRPGCVVEAGCFKGSSTAKFSLAAAIAGRPLVVFDSFMGLPAHNEEHGMSIEGREVVFREGEFCGSLEEVKANVEKYGDITICEFVPGWFSETMHHWSRPVATAFLDVDLLLSTRECLRCLYPCLAPGGNIYSQDGHLPLILELLEDEQFWREELKTEPPILEGIRKGKLIKITRPFTE; from the coding sequence ATGAACACCAAGTCGTTCGCAAGTAGCTATGTTCCCTGCTTTCCTGAGCAGATACAGGCGATGCTGCGTGAAGGAAAAGATCCCCACAAGGATTTGGTTGAACTGTTTATGACAAATACCGCAATACATGCCACCAGTGAACAGCGACGCGCTATTGTGGAAAGTCACTATCATATCTCTAATGAACTCATCAGCCCACATAGTACGCAAGATATTCTTTCGTTCTGCACCGAAATTCTCTCGCTTACGCAAAGCCGTCCAGGATGTGTGGTTGAGGCGGGGTGTTTCAAAGGTTCAAGCACCGCCAAGTTCAGCTTGGCCGCCGCTATTGCTGGGAGACCGTTAGTGGTTTTTGATTCATTTATGGGATTGCCCGCCCATAACGAGGAACACGGTATGAGTATTGAAGGCCGTGAGGTTGTTTTTCGTGAAGGTGAGTTCTGCGGCTCGCTGGAAGAAGTGAAGGCAAACGTTGAAAAGTATGGTGACATAACAATATGCGAGTTTGTACCTGGATGGTTTTCAGAGACCATGCATCACTGGTCCAGGCCTGTTGCCACGGCATTTCTGGATGTGGACCTGCTGCTTTCAACCCGCGAATGCCTGCGATGCCTCTATCCCTGTCTCGCGCCAGGAGGGAATATTTACTCACAGGATGGGCATCTTCCACTTATTCTGGAACTGCTGGAGGATGAACAGTTTTGGCGGGAGGAACTGAAAACTGAGCCTCCCATTCTTGAAGGTATAAGGAAAGGCAAGCTGATAAAAATCACCCGGCCTTTTACGGAATAG
- the tyrS gene encoding tyrosine--tRNA ligase, which translates to MNTDNDIAVLASNIAIMEPSDGLEKKLALAAKENRRLVIKLGFDPTAPDLHLGHAVVLRKLRQFQDAGHSIVIIIGDFTASIGDPTGRNKLRPPLSEEQIAINSQTYIDQLGRIIDISRIEVRRNSDWFRKMPFSEIIGLVSRVTLAQMMQRDDFKNRYAASSPIHLHELLYPVLQGYDSVMINADIELGGTDQLFNNMVGRMLQESFGSEGQSVITMPLLEGLDGKDKMSKSKGNYIALTDNPEDMYGKVMSLPDHLIFSYLSLATNVPAEHIIEAREQVERGMNPILLKKDLAHKIVAIYHGGEAADTAGNHFERVFQQHNPTEEDHLPLNLEGHAHLSLIDLCSQALAEMSRSEIRRLIRSGAVRINAHKETDELATIYPEPGMLLWMGKRHRFIVR; encoded by the coding sequence ATGAACACTGATAATGATATTGCAGTATTGGCTTCAAATATTGCCATAATGGAACCCTCTGATGGGCTTGAAAAGAAGCTTGCACTAGCCGCAAAAGAAAATCGTAGACTGGTCATTAAGCTTGGATTCGACCCTACTGCACCTGATCTTCATCTCGGGCATGCTGTTGTATTACGTAAATTGAGGCAGTTTCAGGACGCTGGTCACAGTATTGTCATTATTATTGGTGACTTTACTGCCTCTATTGGTGATCCGACGGGTCGCAACAAGCTTCGTCCACCATTAAGTGAAGAACAAATAGCTATTAATAGTCAGACCTATATCGACCAGCTCGGCCGAATTATAGATATTTCCCGTATAGAAGTACGCCGCAACTCCGACTGGTTCAGAAAAATGCCTTTTTCTGAAATCATTGGGCTTGTTTCCCGCGTCACGCTGGCACAAATGATGCAGCGTGATGATTTCAAAAACCGATATGCCGCATCCTCCCCTATTCATCTACACGAGCTCCTGTATCCAGTGCTTCAGGGATATGACTCTGTGATGATTAACGCGGACATTGAGCTTGGTGGTACGGATCAGCTCTTCAATAACATGGTAGGGCGTATGCTACAGGAGTCCTTCGGAAGTGAGGGACAGTCGGTCATCACTATGCCTTTGCTCGAGGGGCTGGACGGCAAGGATAAAATGAGTAAATCGAAAGGGAACTATATTGCGTTAACAGACAACCCTGAGGATATGTACGGGAAAGTCATGTCGCTGCCCGATCATCTCATTTTCAGTTATCTCAGCCTGGCCACGAATGTGCCTGCAGAACACATCATTGAGGCCAGAGAGCAGGTGGAACGGGGAATGAATCCCATTCTTTTAAAAAAGGATCTGGCACACAAGATAGTTGCAATCTACCATGGTGGCGAAGCGGCTGACACTGCTGGCAATCACTTTGAGCGGGTATTTCAACAACACAATCCCACCGAAGAAGACCATCTTCCCCTCAATCTTGAAGGACATGCGCACCTGTCACTGATTGATCTCTGCAGCCAGGCCCTTGCCGAAATGAGCCGCTCTGAGATCCGGCGGCTTATCCGTTCGGGGGCAGTAAGGATCAATGCCCACAAAGAGACCGATGAACTGGCAACGATTTATCCGGAGCCAGGCATGCTCCTTTGGATGGGTAAACGTCACCGTTTTATCGTCAGGTAG
- a CDS encoding integrase domain-containing protein — translation MSTLQRELTRLARQAGGSYKTVHDRTGMARRFVQHLRALNIQSRSVEQIKARHIESYIEARKAEGIGARSLQNEMAAIRTVLHTAGRDRLVEDHRLSNATLGISGASRAGTKDPLPDTVFDRVYQNALARDAGLAATLQLQRLLGLRAQEAVQAVLSLDTWRHELDAGKSRLTITFGTKGGRLRETSVIYPQQVNAAIDTARQIAAQRHGRLIDRPALKNAMDYYHYHLRQLGLTGRQASQSLRYAWAVDSLSWHRQQGAGHKDALARVAMDLGHGDGRGEFVKRVYAQQPAGGKT, via the coding sequence ATGTCGACGCTACAACGGGAATTAACCCGGCTGGCTCGCCAGGCGGGTGGCAGTTACAAGACGGTGCATGACCGCACCGGCATGGCCCGGCGGTTTGTGCAACACCTGCGCGCCCTCAACATCCAGTCCCGCAGCGTGGAGCAGATTAAAGCCAGACACATTGAAAGCTATATCGAGGCCCGTAAGGCCGAGGGCATCGGTGCGCGCAGCCTGCAAAATGAAATGGCCGCCATCAGGACGGTGCTCCATACGGCCGGACGCGACCGGCTGGTGGAAGACCACCGTCTGAGCAACGCAACCCTGGGTATCAGCGGGGCCAGCCGGGCGGGGACCAAAGACCCGCTGCCGGACACCGTGTTTGACCGCGTTTATCAGAACGCGCTGGCGCGCGACGCCGGACTGGCGGCCACGCTGCAACTTCAGCGCCTGCTGGGGCTACGGGCCCAGGAAGCGGTCCAGGCCGTGCTGTCGCTGGACACCTGGCGACATGAGCTGGACGCCGGGAAATCCCGGCTGACAATCACCTTCGGCACCAAGGGGGGACGCTTGCGGGAAACCAGCGTCATTTACCCGCAGCAGGTCAACGCGGCCATCGACACCGCCCGGCAGATTGCCGCGCAGCGCCACGGTCGGCTGATTGACCGCCCGGCACTCAAAAATGCCATGGACTACTACCACTATCATCTTCGCCAACTGGGACTGACCGGGCGACAGGCCTCCCAAAGCCTGCGCTATGCCTGGGCGGTGGACAGCCTCAGTTGGCACCGCCAGCAGGGTGCCGGCCATAAAGACGCGTTGGCGCGGGTGGCGATGGACCTGGGGCACGGTGACGGGCGCGGGGAGTTTGTGAAACGGGTGTATGCCCAACAGCCCGCAGGAGGAAAAACATGA
- a CDS encoding DUF29 domain-containing protein has translation MGTHYDTDVVAWANEQAALLRAGKLSQLDIENIAEEIEDVGKSEKRELASRMAVLLAHLLKWQFQSTHRGVSWELTIQGQRGLIERRLKKTPSLKATLVDPEWLEDTWFDALALASKETGIGLEKFPASCLWTAEQIMSPDFYPE, from the coding sequence ATGGGAACTCATTATGATACCGACGTGGTGGCCTGGGCTAATGAACAGGCTGCGCTACTCCGTGCCGGTAAACTCAGTCAGCTTGATATCGAAAACATTGCCGAGGAGATAGAAGACGTGGGCAAAAGTGAAAAACGCGAACTGGCTAGCCGGATGGCGGTTTTACTGGCTCATCTTCTGAAATGGCAATTCCAGTCAACTCATCGTGGTGTGAGTTGGGAACTGACGATTCAGGGGCAACGTGGCCTGATTGAACGCCGCCTTAAGAAAACTCCCAGTCTGAAAGCGACTTTGGTTGATCCGGAGTGGCTGGAAGATACCTGGTTTGATGCATTGGCGTTAGCATCAAAAGAAACGGGCATCGGTCTGGAAAAATTTCCGGCTTCCTGTCTCTGGACCGCAGAACAAATTATGAGCCCGGATTTTTACCCGGAGTGA
- a CDS encoding IS3 family transposase (programmed frameshift) — MKKRFSDEQIISILREAEAGVSARELCRKHAISDATFYTWRKKFGGMEVPEVKRLKSLEEENARLKKLLAEAMLDKEALQVALGRKFLTTDQKREAVEVMCETTGLSQRRACRLAGLSLSTCRYSAQRPAADAQLSLRITEIAFERRRFGYRRIWQLLRREGLCVNHKRVYRIYHLNGLSVKRRRRRKGLATERLPLLRPDAPNLTWSMDFVMDALCSGRRIKCLTCVDDFTKECLTITTAFGITGVQVTRILDSIALFRGYPATIRTDQGPEFTCRALDQWAFEHGVELRLIQPGKPTQNGFIESFNGRFRDECLNEHWFSDILHARKIINDWRQDYNECRPHSSLNYQTPSEFAAGWRNGKLEGKQTDITN; from the exons ATGAAGAAGCGTTTTTCCGACGAACAGATCATCAGTATCCTCCGCGAGGCCGAAGCCGGGGTTTCTGCCCGGGAACTCTGCCGCAAGCATGCTATTTCAGACGCCACCTTTTACACATGGCGCAAGAAGTTTGGCGGCATGGAAGTCCCCGAAGTAAAGCGACTCAAGTCCCTTGAAGAGGAGAACGCCCGTCTCAAGAAGCTACTCGCTGAAGCCATGCTGGATAAGGAGGCGCTTCAGGTGGCTCTGGGCCGAAAGT TTCTGACGACAGACCAGAAGCGGGAAGCCGTGGAAGTCATGTGTGAGACAACGGGTCTGTCGCAACGTCGTGCCTGCAGGCTGGCAGGCCTGTCCCTGTCAACCTGCCGTTATTCGGCCCAGCGTCCGGCTGCTGACGCGCAGCTATCCCTGCGCATCACTGAGATTGCATTTGAACGCCGCCGCTTTGGTTACCGGCGTATATGGCAGCTTCTGCGGCGTGAAGGTCTTTGCGTTAATCACAAGCGGGTTTACCGCATCTATCACCTTAATGGCCTGAGCGTAAAACGCAGACGGCGTCGTAAAGGGCTGGCGACTGAGCGGCTTCCGCTCCTGCGCCCGGATGCACCGAACCTGACCTGGTCAATGGATTTTGTCATGGATGCACTCTGCAGCGGTCGCCGGATTAAGTGCCTTACCTGTGTGGATGATTTCACGAAGGAGTGCCTGACGATCACCACAGCATTCGGGATTACAGGCGTGCAAGTGACACGCATTCTGGACAGCATTGCGCTGTTTCGTGGCTACCCTGCGACGATAAGAACCGATCAGGGCCCGGAGTTTACCTGCCGCGCTCTCGATCAATGGGCCTTTGAGCATGGTGTTGAGTTGCGATTAATCCAGCCAGGTAAGCCAACTCAGAACGGATTTATTGAGAGCTTTAACGGTCGCTTTCGGGATGAGTGCCTGAATGAGCACTGGTTCAGCGATATTCTTCATGCCCGGAAAATTATCAATGACTGGCGGCAGGACTATAACGAGTGCAGACCTCATTCCTCGCTGAACTACCAGACACCGTCTGAATTTGCAGCAGGCTGGAGAAATGGAAAATTAGAAGGTAAACAAACCGATATTACTAACTGA
- a CDS encoding tyrosine-type recombinase/integrase, whose translation MPLTDTAIRNAKPLDKPYKLSDAQGLYLLIKPNGSKLWHLKYRFGGKEKKLAFGAYPTVSLANARKLREESRTILSAGDDPGLKKQHDKQAKKNGNTFEAIARQWVAANIRWTEAHTAKVLRSLELHVFPLIGNTLITDLKTADLLIPLRVAEKKGCLETAARIQQRTTVIMRYAVQEGLIASNPANDLCGAITPPPKNHYPALPLEKLPELLERIEGYSGRLLTRLAVQLNLLIFIRSSELRFARWTEIDLDNAMWTLPAQREPIAGVRHSERGAKMKTPHLVPLSKQAVTVLKQLKLLSGNGDLLFPGDHDPRKPMSENTINKALRTMGYDTQVDICGHGFRTMACSALIESGRWSKDAVERQMSHQERNHVRAAYIHKAEHLDERTQMMQWWSDYLDACLHQFIPAYRFEKSIKVA comes from the coding sequence ATGCCTCTGACTGATACCGCCATCCGCAACGCCAAGCCGCTCGATAAACCTTACAAACTCAGCGACGCGCAGGGCTTATACCTGCTGATCAAACCTAACGGTTCCAAGCTCTGGCATCTTAAGTACCGCTTCGGCGGCAAGGAGAAGAAGCTGGCGTTTGGCGCTTACCCGACTGTCTCGCTGGCAAATGCCCGTAAACTGCGTGAAGAATCCCGGACTATTCTCAGCGCGGGGGACGATCCCGGCTTAAAAAAACAGCACGACAAACAGGCGAAGAAAAACGGCAATACCTTTGAAGCCATTGCCCGTCAGTGGGTGGCCGCGAATATTCGCTGGACTGAGGCACACACCGCCAAAGTCTTGCGCTCACTGGAATTGCACGTTTTCCCGCTCATCGGCAATACCCTTATCACCGACCTGAAAACCGCAGATCTCCTGATCCCGCTACGGGTAGCGGAGAAAAAGGGCTGTCTGGAAACGGCTGCACGGATACAGCAACGCACGACAGTCATCATGCGTTACGCCGTACAGGAAGGACTGATTGCCAGCAATCCGGCCAATGACCTCTGCGGCGCTATCACCCCACCACCGAAAAACCATTACCCTGCCCTGCCGCTGGAAAAATTGCCGGAACTGCTGGAACGAATCGAAGGCTATTCCGGCAGGCTGCTAACAAGGTTGGCGGTACAGCTTAATTTGCTGATCTTTATCCGCTCCAGTGAATTGCGTTTTGCCCGTTGGACGGAGATCGATCTGGATAACGCCATGTGGACACTTCCCGCACAGCGTGAGCCTATAGCTGGCGTGCGTCACTCAGAGCGGGGCGCAAAAATGAAAACGCCGCATCTGGTGCCGCTGTCAAAACAGGCGGTAACGGTACTGAAGCAGCTAAAACTGTTGTCCGGCAACGGGGATTTACTCTTTCCCGGCGATCACGATCCACGTAAGCCAATGAGTGAGAACACCATCAACAAGGCGCTGCGCACGATGGGCTATGATACACAGGTGGACATTTGCGGACATGGCTTCCGCACAATGGCCTGTAGCGCGTTGATTGAATCAGGTCGCTGGTCAAAAGATGCCGTGGAGCGGCAGATGAGCCATCAAGAGCGTAACCACGTTCGCGCCGCCTATATCCACAAGGCGGAGCACCTCGACGAACGCACGCAGATGATGCAATGGTGGTCGGACTATCTCGACGCCTGCCTGCATCAGTTCATCCCGGCTTATCGCTTTGAGAAGTCGATTAAGGTTGCCTGA